One Deltaproteobacteria bacterium DNA window includes the following coding sequences:
- a CDS encoding flagellar hook protein FlgE codes for MTVLGALFSGISGLNSNEVAMEIIGNNIANINTPGFKGSRPNFGDVLSKTLASGFSIGRGSQIQSTSQVFTQGGFQATDNVTDLAIEGAGFFMVRDPGNLGQYFSRAGNFRIDENGYLVTTAGMRVQGFGVDSDGVTIGTSSDIQIRNTPLPPRVTGDGTNGTGVTINLNLSSDSTVAPGGPAFDINDPVTTSNFVNSISVYDSLGNSHQISVYYRRASDVPSVWEWYAVVPDAEATSGTATIGASGTLEFDTEGALVAETIVTPPAFDFVGGGTQGQAIGIDFGESIADGGTGFSGTTQFGEESAVVFQAQDGFGPSYLSSIDINPDGIVFGKFANGETVNFGRIAIARFTAQERLTQVGGNLFSESVDSGPAALGVPSSGGNGRVFANTLELSNVDMASQFVQMITTQRGFQANSRLISTADQMMQELVNVTR; via the coding sequence ATGACGGTACTCGGCGCCCTGTTTTCCGGAATCTCCGGACTCAACAGCAACGAAGTCGCGATGGAAATCATCGGAAACAACATCGCGAACATCAACACACCGGGATTCAAGGGGTCACGTCCGAATTTCGGAGACGTGCTCAGCAAAACGCTCGCCTCGGGGTTCTCGATCGGTCGCGGATCGCAGATCCAGTCGACCTCGCAGGTCTTCACGCAGGGCGGATTCCAGGCCACCGACAACGTCACCGATCTGGCGATCGAGGGAGCCGGGTTTTTCATGGTGCGTGACCCCGGCAATCTCGGGCAATATTTCTCGCGCGCGGGAAATTTCCGCATCGACGAGAACGGCTATCTCGTGACGACGGCCGGGATGCGCGTGCAGGGATTCGGCGTCGATTCGGATGGCGTCACCATCGGGACGTCTTCCGACATTCAGATTCGCAACACACCGCTGCCGCCCCGGGTCACCGGTGACGGAACGAACGGGACCGGCGTGACGATCAATCTGAATCTGTCATCCGACTCCACCGTCGCTCCCGGCGGACCCGCATTCGACATCAACGACCCCGTCACGACGTCGAACTTCGTCAACTCGATCTCCGTGTACGACTCGCTCGGCAACAGCCATCAGATCAGCGTGTACTATCGGCGCGCGTCCGACGTGCCCTCCGTCTGGGAGTGGTATGCGGTGGTTCCGGACGCCGAAGCGACGAGCGGTACCGCCACGATCGGCGCGTCGGGAACGCTCGAATTCGACACCGAGGGCGCGCTCGTGGCCGAAACGATCGTGACGCCGCCCGCATTCGACTTCGTCGGCGGCGGCACGCAAGGCCAAGCGATCGGAATCGACTTCGGCGAATCCATCGCCGATGGCGGCACCGGCTTCAGCGGCACCACGCAGTTCGGCGAAGAGTCCGCGGTCGTCTTCCAGGCGCAGGACGGTTTCGGTCCCAGCTATCTCTCCTCCATCGACATCAATCCGGACGGCATCGTGTTCGGAAAGTTCGCGAACGGCGAAACCGTGAACTTCGGTCGCATCGCCATCGCCCGTTTCACCGCGCAGGAACGGCTGACGCAGGTCGGCGGAAATCTCTTCTCCGAATCCGTTGACTCCGGCCCCGCCGCGCTCGGCGTCCCGTCGAGCGGCGGCAACGGACGTGTCTTCGCCAACACGCTGGAGTTGTCCAACGTTGACATGGCGAGCCAGTTCGTTCAGATGATCACGACGCAGCGCGGGTTCCAGGCAAACAGCCGCCTGATTTCGACGGCCGACCAGATGATGCAGGAACTCGTCAACGTCACGAGATAG
- a CDS encoding winged helix-turn-helix domain-containing protein, with product GALVRFGFPIRRRDVAAISGTTVETAIRVLGDFRRHHWVGGGRRSLEIHDLGALKQFAEEGGMAAGRRRARSRSEKPTPIAGTT from the coding sequence ACGGCGCACTCGTACGCTTCGGCTTTCCGATCCGACGGCGGGATGTCGCCGCGATCTCCGGCACGACCGTGGAAACCGCGATCCGCGTGCTCGGCGACTTCCGGAGACATCACTGGGTCGGCGGCGGTCGGCGCTCGCTGGAAATTCACGATCTCGGCGCGCTGAAACAATTCGCGGAAGAAGGCGGGATGGCGGCGGGCCGCCGCAGGGCGCGATCCCGTTCGGAAAAGCCCACGCCGATCGCTGGGACCACCTGA